Proteins encoded by one window of Halomonas chromatireducens:
- a CDS encoding VanZ family protein — MPDRSTLQTWHDRHRLWAVLAIVGAIVIAIGSLTPGSEMPESLPWDKFNHFVGYGGLAGLVALAGVRLPWAFATAVFYGIFIEYLQIPVPGRSGGDWWDILANSLGAATAVLVLHVFRKRLT, encoded by the coding sequence AGAAGCACGCTGCAAACCTGGCATGACCGGCACCGCCTCTGGGCGGTGCTGGCGATTGTGGGAGCTATTGTCATTGCCATCGGCAGCCTGACCCCGGGTAGCGAGATGCCCGAGAGTCTGCCCTGGGACAAGTTCAATCATTTCGTCGGTTACGGTGGCTTGGCGGGGCTGGTGGCGCTGGCAGGGGTGCGGCTCCCCTGGGCCTTCGCCACGGCGGTGTTCTATGGCATCTTCATCGAATACCTGCAGATACCGGTGCCCGGCCGCAGCGGTGGGGACTGGTGGGATATCCTCGCCAACAGCCTCGGCGCGGCAACTGCCGTGCTTGTACTGCATGTCTTTCGTAAAAGGTTGACCTGA
- a CDS encoding heme lyase CcmF/NrfE family subunit: MVAELGNFALILALCLAVIQSVLPLLGTYCDNGRLMRTGRFLATGQFVFLSLSLAVLIWAFVVSDFSVRYVASHSSLSQPTIYKVTAVWGGHEGSLLLWVWLLAAWGVAVAIFSRTLPREMLARVLAVLGMVSVGFLAFTVFTSNPFERIVPGPMDGRGMNPLLQDPGMILHPPLLYMGYVGTAVVFAFAMAALLGGRLDAAWARWSRPWTTVAWVFLTLGIAIGSWWAYYELGWGGWWFWDPVENASFLPWLTATALIHSLAVTEKRGGFKVWTLMLAILTFALTVLGAFIVRSGVITSVHAFATDPERGVFILGMLALTLLGSLTVYAWRAPKVGLGGSFAWYSRESLMMANNVLLAVACAAVFIGTLYPLALDAFGLGKISVGPPYFDTVFAPLMLPLLFLIGLGPAVMWKQANPSDTFRQLRWALLVSVIAGGLWPLTMGAWRPLTALSLMLATWIIVTALLDIHKRMGSARQPLATRLRKVMRPSFMGMHLAHVGLALIVVAIAMVNTYEVERDVRMEPGQTTSAAGFDFTLQRMEMVRGPNWDADQAVVDVTRDGRPVATLLPQRRYYDTQPQNPMHQASLHRAATRDVYVSLGERLVGDAWSFRLYYKPYMFWMWSGAILLSVGGLLAASDRRYRLARNRAVDTRHAGTQGSGPAREVTT, translated from the coding sequence ATGGTGGCGGAACTCGGAAATTTTGCACTCATACTGGCGCTGTGCCTGGCGGTTATCCAGAGCGTACTGCCCTTGCTGGGCACCTACTGCGACAATGGCCGCCTGATGCGTACGGGACGCTTCCTGGCCACCGGCCAGTTCGTCTTCCTGTCGCTCTCCCTGGCGGTACTGATATGGGCCTTCGTGGTCAGTGACTTCTCGGTGCGCTATGTGGCCAGTCACTCCAGCCTCAGCCAGCCGACGATCTACAAGGTCACGGCCGTCTGGGGCGGCCACGAGGGCTCGCTGCTGCTGTGGGTGTGGCTGCTGGCGGCCTGGGGTGTCGCCGTGGCGATCTTCAGCCGAACGCTGCCCCGGGAGATGCTGGCCCGGGTGCTGGCCGTGCTCGGCATGGTCTCGGTGGGCTTCCTTGCCTTTACCGTGTTCACCTCCAACCCCTTCGAACGCATCGTTCCGGGACCCATGGATGGGCGCGGCATGAACCCGCTGCTGCAGGACCCGGGGATGATCCTGCATCCGCCGCTGCTCTACATGGGCTATGTGGGAACGGCGGTGGTCTTCGCCTTCGCCATGGCGGCCCTGCTCGGAGGCCGTCTCGATGCCGCCTGGGCACGTTGGTCGCGACCCTGGACCACGGTGGCCTGGGTGTTTCTGACCCTGGGGATCGCCATCGGTAGCTGGTGGGCCTACTACGAGCTGGGCTGGGGCGGCTGGTGGTTCTGGGACCCGGTCGAGAATGCCTCCTTCCTGCCCTGGCTCACCGCCACCGCGCTGATCCATTCGCTGGCGGTGACGGAGAAGCGCGGCGGCTTCAAGGTCTGGACGCTGATGCTGGCGATCCTTACCTTTGCCCTGACCGTGCTGGGTGCCTTCATCGTGCGCTCGGGCGTCATTACATCGGTTCATGCCTTCGCCACCGACCCGGAGCGCGGCGTGTTCATCCTGGGCATGCTGGCATTGACCCTGCTGGGTTCGCTGACCGTCTACGCCTGGCGGGCCCCCAAGGTGGGGCTTGGCGGCTCCTTCGCCTGGTACTCCCGCGAATCGCTGATGATGGCCAACAACGTGCTGTTGGCAGTGGCCTGCGCCGCGGTATTCATCGGCACCCTCTATCCGCTGGCGCTGGACGCCTTCGGCCTGGGCAAGATCTCGGTGGGCCCTCCCTACTTCGATACCGTCTTCGCCCCGCTGATGCTGCCGCTGCTGTTCCTGATCGGCCTCGGCCCCGCGGTGATGTGGAAACAGGCCAACCCCAGCGACACCTTCCGCCAGCTGCGCTGGGCGCTGCTGGTGAGCGTCATCGCCGGGGGACTCTGGCCCCTCACCATGGGCGCCTGGCGGCCGCTGACCGCGCTGTCGCTGATGCTGGCGACCTGGATCATCGTCACCGCGCTGCTGGATATCCACAAGCGCATGGGGTCGGCGAGGCAGCCCCTGGCCACTCGGCTGCGAAAGGTGATGCGCCCCAGCTTCATGGGCATGCACCTGGCCCACGTGGGACTGGCGCTGATCGTGGTGGCCATCGCCATGGTCAACACCTACGAGGTGGAGCGCGACGTACGCATGGAGCCTGGCCAGACTACCTCGGCGGCGGGCTTCGACTTCACCCTGCAGCGCATGGAAATGGTGCGTGGCCCCAACTGGGATGCCGACCAGGCGGTCGTCGATGTGACCCGTGACGGCCGGCCGGTGGCGACCCTGCTGCCCCAGCGGCGCTACTACGATACGCAGCCCCAGAACCCCATGCATCAGGCGTCCTTGCACCGTGCGGCGACCCGTGATGTCTACGTCTCCCTCGGCGAACGGCTGGTGGGCGATGCCTGGAGTTTCCGTCTCTACTACAAGCCCTACATGTTCTGGATGTGGTCCGGTGCCATCCTGCTCTCCGTGGGTGGGCTACTGGCGGCCAGCGACCGACGCTATCGGCTGGCACGCAATCGCGCCGTCGATACGCGCCACGCCGGCACCCAGGGCAGCGGCCCGGCGCGGGAGGTGACCACCTGA
- a CDS encoding DsbE family thiol:disulfide interchange protein: MNLRLLIPLIAISALLGLLFIGLGMNSRDLPSPLVGKPAPAFQLEALEDAEHILTEQDFIGEVALVNVWATWCSTCRAEKPLLMELAAGGIPIHAFNYRDERDAALRYLSVSDNPYQVIAYDPRGDAGIDWGVYATPETYVLDAEGVIRYKRIGPLNRQLLLDEVLPLVEKLRDEQRRNEARRVAQS; encoded by the coding sequence ATGAACCTGCGTCTGTTGATACCTTTGATCGCCATATCGGCCCTGCTCGGCCTGCTGTTCATCGGCCTGGGCATGAACTCACGCGACCTGCCTTCGCCGCTGGTGGGCAAGCCGGCACCGGCCTTCCAGCTCGAGGCGCTGGAAGACGCCGAGCATATCCTCACCGAGCAGGATTTCATCGGTGAAGTGGCGCTGGTCAATGTCTGGGCCACCTGGTGCAGCACCTGCCGCGCCGAGAAGCCGCTGCTGATGGAGCTGGCTGCCGGCGGCATTCCCATCCATGCCTTCAACTATCGCGACGAGCGCGACGCGGCACTGCGCTATCTCAGTGTCAGCGACAACCCCTATCAGGTCATCGCCTACGACCCCCGCGGGGATGCCGGTATCGATTGGGGCGTCTACGCCACGCCGGAGACCTATGTGCTCGATGCCGAAGGCGTGATCCGCTACAAGCGCATCGGGCCGCTCAACCGGCAGCTGCTGCTCGACGAGGTGCTGCCGCTGGTTGAAAAGCTGCGCGATGAACAGCGCAGGAATGAGGCGAGGAGGGTGGCACAGTCATGA